A single Ornithodoros turicata isolate Travis unplaced genomic scaffold, ASM3712646v1 ctg00000907.1, whole genome shotgun sequence DNA region contains:
- the LOC135375618 gene encoding uncharacterized protein LOC135375618, which translates to MVTCHLCPQHERQYYASIEGLQIHLANVHELQTPCIPFCETLCTLQNYTKRFELHLHDRDEAGHEVTTFFHEYEHYLANVLRHFGFPLRYFTFLKVELGRHTPDEELRLEIHFVPSKVRTVWSEGDVLPSIAQSSSEIAQTLENLEIQGSGFFLFRILACILNIGRLAPQLIGCSQFELPSELKRKYRSLLNVDYGLHEDEENMCFAFSVIAGLHPASHHRRRASSYRPYITQYVFPDTFPVAFPKDVEIFEKRNEISINVYAYEKEENYIYPIKVVDEERQKHVDLLLVDSHFVLIANFNGLFVPRGQFHCKRCTMGFCSEGSLKCHLSMCKQQKVAKTIYPKKGETLAFAGEHLMSEVPFYCVYDFESVLSPCLDSGNVYEDHIPSSFCLLVIRASDSYVLQKHLYRGPNCVTVFMELLHRLHDDILEWIRTIAPLEMTAENEQQHATASHCNVCQESFAKKQKVRDHDHVSGKFRQTLCNTCNLKLRVPPKIPIIAHNANYDLSFLLSHLHLLKKVDIKVIASSSQKFKAIDVGSYRFLDSLNFLNASLETLVKNLREKGEDNFRCLRQFFPNEEHFQLVVRKGVFCYNFVTTFEAYNELSLPPRDQFFNTLNGTEVSEEDYCHAQRVFEKFQLRNLGEYSDLYLLTDALLLADVFQGFRKWTLDFHKIEPFHFVSLPGLSMSCALKMSKVELELIHDPDAYLLIENGIRGGITQCSLRKATANVPGTEQFDPKSPSSLIHYIDVNGLYGSVMREPLPYGGFEWLTEDEITNLDITHLPDDAPMGYFLEVDLAYDKEIHQRHRDLPVAPEKMSVPYDLLSEYQKELMKKFHLPEKATDAKLLLTLFDKERYFLHYRNLQLYMHLGLRLTKVHRVLKFNQKPFLRSYVDFNHDLRKRATNAFESSQAKIAINSVYGRSCMQVRKFVNCRLTVTDEQVLRLLRKPNLKEFRPLSSHVILFQFSQSVLRMRQPLYLGFAILELSKLKMFDFYHNHLLRVAPDTRLLYMDTDSFIIKLSEEKALLELADKHLDNSSYDPDHPLYSAKNKMVLGMFKNEMPRDHILGFCCLKPKLYALELSSKKQYNRAKGVKHSEAQKLLYSLYTDALEYGRIHSIKQNLIVHKDNVNKSVSVTKIALNPLDTKRYICADGIETFPFGFHT; encoded by the coding sequence atggtgacctgtcacttatgtcctcaacacgaacgtcagtactatgcatcaatagagggactccaaattcatctggcaaacgttcacgaactccagacaccctgcataccattttgtgagactctctgcacactacagaactacacgaaacgcttcgagttgcatctacatgacagagacgaggcggggcatgaagtgacaacgttttttcatgagtatgaacactatcttgctaatgtattgcgacactttggattcccactgcgctacttcacatttcTTAAAGTAGAACTTGGGCGACATACGCCCGATGAGGAGTTACGACTTGAGATTCATTTTGTACCTTCTAAAGTGAGAACTGTTTGGTCAGAGGGAGATGTACTGCCTTCGATTGCGCAGTCGAGTAGTGAGATAGCACAAACattagaaaacttagaaattcaaggctccggtttttttctctttcgcattcttgcttgtattctaaacattggacgtttggctcctcaactaattggatgttcccaatttgagttaccgagtgaattgaaacgaaagtatcgttccctgttgaatgtggattacggactacatgaagatgaagagaacatgtgttttgccttctccgtgattgctggactacatcctgcctcgcatcacaggcggagggcatcttcctacagaccatacataacacagtatgtatttcctgatacatttcccgtagctttcccaaaagatgtagagatatttgagaaacgtaatgaaattagcattaatgtgtacgcgtacgaaaaggaagaaaactacatttaccccatcaaagttgttgatgaggagcgtcagaaacatgtggacttgttactagttgactctcattttgtgctcatcgcaaattttaatggattgtttgttccacgtggacaatttcattgtaaaagatgtacaatgggcttctgctcagagggaagtctgaagtgtcatttaagtatgtgtaagcaacagaaagtagccaagaccatttacccaaagaagggagagacattagcatttgcaggggaacatctcatgtcagaagttcccttctactgtgtgtatgactttgaaagtgtgctgtcaccgtgtctggattcaggaaatgtgtatgaagatcacatcccctcttcattttgtctgttagtgatacgcgcatccgactcatatgtcctccaaaagcatctgtatcgtggacctaattgtgtcactgtctttatggagctactgcacagactccatgacgacattttggaatggatacgtacaattgcccctctagaaatgaccgcagaaaacgagcagcagcatgccacagcaagtcactgcaacgtttgccaggaatcttttgcaaagaagcaaaaagttcgtgaccatgaccatgtaagtggaaaatttcgacaaactttgtgtaacacctgtaacttaaaactgagagtgcctcctaagattccaatcattgcacacaatgccaactatgacttgagttttcttttgtctcacttgcatttgcttaagaaagtagacataaaggtgattgccagtagctcccaaaaattcaaggctatagacgttggctcttatcgattcctagatagtttaaacttcctgaatgcaagtctcgaaacattagtgaaaaatctacgtgagaaaggtgaagacaactttcgttgtcttcgtcaattttttccaaacgaagaacactttcaactagttgttcgcaaaggagtgttttgttacaattttgtcaccactttcgaagcctacaatgagctttctctacctcctcgggatcaattcttcaacactttgaatgggacagaagtaagtgaagaagattattgtcatgcacagagggtctttgaaaaatttcaactccgtaatctgggagagtattcagacctatatttactcacagacgcactgcttttagcagacgtgtttcagggctttcgtaagtggacacttgactttcacaagattgaaccttttcactttgtgtctctgcccggattaagcatgtcttgcgccctaaaaatgagtaaggtagagctagagttgattcacgaccctgacgcgtacctgctgattgaaaatggcatacgaggaggtattacacagtgttcgctgaggaaagcgactgcaaatgtaccaggaacagagcagtttgaccccaaaagcccaagtagcttgatccactacatagacgttaatgggctttacggttcagtaatgagagaaccactaccttacggaggtttcgagtggctcacagaggatgaaatcacgaacttggatataacacacctcccagatgacgcacctatgggttacttcctcgaggtagatctagcatatgacaaagaaatccaccaacgtcacagagatctgccagttgcccccgagaaaatgtcagttccctatgatctgctgtcagagtatcaaaaggaattgatgaagaagtttcaccttcctgagaaagctaccgatgcaaaattactgttgacattattcgacaaagagagatattttctacactatcgcaatctgcagttgtatatgcatttgggcttgcgtctcaccaaagttcacagggttctaaagttcaatcaaaagccctttctccgatcctatgtggacttcaatcacgatcttcgaaaacgagctacgaatgccttcgaaagctcccaagctaagattgcaattaatagcgtgtacggacgttcgtgtatgcaggttagaaagtttgtaaactgtcgtctcacagtaaccgacgaacaagtgctcagactcctacgcaaaccaaacctaaaggagttccgaccgctgagctctcatgttatcctcttccaattctctcaatctgtgctccgcatgagacagccactgtacctaggattcgcgatactggaactgtccaagctgaagatgtttgatttttaccacaaccaccttcttcgtgtagctccagatactagactgttgtatatggacacagattccttcatcataaagttgagtgaagagaaagcgcttctcgaactagctgacaagcatctggataactctagctatgaccccgatcatccgttatattccgcgaaaaataagatggtactgggaatgtttaaaaacgagatgcctcgtgatcacattctcggtttctgttgtctgaaaccaaaactgtacgctctcgaactgagtagcaaaaagcagtacaaccgtgcgaaaggtgtgaaacattctgaagcacagaagcttctttattccctgtacaccgacgctcttgagtatggcagaatacactctattaaacagaacctgatcgtgcacaaagacaatgtaaacaaaagtgtctcagtgacaaagattgctctcaaccctttggatacaaagcgttacatttgtgcagatggaattgaaacgttcccttttggttttcacacctaa